CGGTGTTTTTGTAGGACTGATAAATTCTGTTGATCATTTAAAGTACATGATCAAAGTAACATCCAGTGAGCGATATACAAAGATACTTCCGTATACGATTTTGAACCTAAAAGGAGCATAAAAGAAGTCAGAAAATCAGCGTATTCCATAATTTCATTGAATCACAATCATTTTTTTATGATAGAAAATTTACTGATTATACAGCCTGAGAATCTTCACCAATTCAGGTATGGATCGTATCTTCAGCTTCTCAAACAACCTGTTTTTGTAAGTACTGATCGTCGATGAATGGAGATTCAGTTGATTAGAAATTTCTTTGAGGGGAAGACCTTCTGCAATCTTATTGGCAATTTGCAATTCGCGGTCTGATAGTGCTTCAAAGGGAGAGTTTTTTGTTGCACCAGTTAATGATTCTAAAAAAATCGTTTCTTTTATATTATCACTGACATATCTGCCCTTACTAAGCATCGCCGTTAAGGCAGTCTCAATTACTTCAGTGGAGCTTAGTTTGCTTAGATAGCCTCCTGCACCCATTTTCAGATAACGCATTCCATATAACTCTTCATCCTGTGAAGAAAATATTAGAATTTTTAATTCAGGTTGGTGAATTTTTATGTAATCTATTGCTTCCTGAACAGTACCATTAGGCATATTAACATCCATAATGGCCAGATCAAATTCTTCTTTCAGAATTAATTTGTACAGCGATTTATAATCTTCTACTTCTGAAATTATGGCATCGGGTCTGAATCGTTTGATTGTTTGTATCAAACCCATCCGGACGATACCATGATCATCTGCCACAACAATGCGAATGTTTACTTTTAAACCCATCATTCTATAAATTTACGTAAAAAAAGGGAAACCGTAGTGCCTTTATTTTCAGTGGAAATGATTTGTACGTTTCCAGACAGCAAGGAAATAAAATTCTTTACAATTTTCAAGCTTAATCCAACTCCTTTCTCGCCCGCAGTTCCCAGGAATATGGGATTATCATAAGTGTAGATCGCAGATAAATACTTTTCATTCATTCCTGTCCCGAAATCAATTATAGAAAGCACAATCTCATCACCTTCCGTAATCACCTGTAAATAAATATCTTGCTCCGGAAAGGAATATTTTAGCGCATTGTTAAAAATTTTGTCTAAAACGTATTCGAGCAACAGGCGATCGCTTGTAAGAAATACATTGTGATCACCTTTAAAATAAAATTTAATGCTTTTTTCTTTTAATTTTGCAGCATATTT
This region of Chryseobacterium vaccae genomic DNA includes:
- a CDS encoding sensor histidine kinase, which produces MNDFINELQLKIERLENEINFKNGLISILSHDSKELFGIFVWLIEGLEQKTISEEDFFKLLPQVKRDTLKNLQTIQDSITWIKTQYGGFKIKPVKIMVMDLFHYLEEKYAAKLKEKSIKFYFKGDHNVFLTSDRLLLEYVLDKIFNNALKYSFPEQDIYLQVITEGDEIVLSIIDFGTGMNEKYLSAIYTYDNPIFLGTAGEKGVGLSLKIVKNFISLLSGNVQIISTENKGTTVSLFLRKFIE
- a CDS encoding response regulator, yielding MMGLKVNIRIVVADDHGIVRMGLIQTIKRFRPDAIISEVEDYKSLYKLILKEEFDLAIMDVNMPNGTVQEAIDYIKIHQPELKILIFSSQDEELYGMRYLKMGAGGYLSKLSSTEVIETALTAMLSKGRYVSDNIKETIFLESLTGATKNSPFEALSDRELQIANKIAEGLPLKEISNQLNLHSSTISTYKNRLFEKLKIRSIPELVKILRLYNQ